One genomic window of Ruminococcus gauvreauii includes the following:
- a CDS encoding DUF4313 domain-containing protein yields MCKRTKKLRFKWELGDEMVSLHVNQYAYDGRLHIGMINYGEDGPEPFADMTINLPAYDLEDNEAFINGDISKDLLRFIRENKLGKVLPYTVKSGYGRYAAVAFDLEKLAEYDPSGVASFKENCGL; encoded by the coding sequence ATGTGTAAAAGAACGAAAAAACTTCGTTTCAAATGGGAGCTTGGAGATGAAATGGTCTCACTGCATGTCAACCAATATGCTTATGACGGGCGGTTGCACATCGGTATGATTAATTATGGAGAAGATGGTCCGGAACCCTTTGCAGACATGACGATCAATCTACCGGCATATGATCTGGAGGATAACGAAGCATTCATTAACGGAGATATCAGTAAAGATCTGTTAAGGTTTATCAGGGAGAACAAACTGGGAAAAGTGCTGCCTTACACCGTGAAATCCGGATATGGCAGATATGCGGCGGTGGCCTTCGATCTGGAAAAGCTGGCGGAATACGATCCTTCAGGGGTTGCGTCGTTTAAGGAAAACTGTGGGTTATAG
- a CDS encoding DUF7768 domain-containing protein: MENIYHEGWEQELVYQFLPYDRCKKRAYICSPLSADTNEGIAQNMQATRAYMFYAMKKMGMNASAPHAYLPMILCDNIPSDRALALQFGLELLKGSDILLICGNRISSGMRGEIAHAICLKMPMIAFDEGVYLQVQKELTKRGCDKRKVRLDRENFLMGISAPLSYLENAAMFR, encoded by the coding sequence ATGGAAAACATTTATCATGAAGGTTGGGAGCAGGAGTTGGTTTATCAGTTCCTGCCATATGACAGGTGCAAAAAGAGGGCGTATATCTGCTCGCCGCTCAGTGCAGACACGAATGAAGGGATTGCACAGAACATGCAGGCGACAAGGGCGTATATGTTCTATGCCATGAAAAAGATGGGCATGAACGCAAGTGCGCCACATGCGTATCTCCCGATGATCCTTTGCGACAATATTCCATCTGATAGAGCGCTTGCCCTTCAGTTCGGTCTGGAACTGCTGAAAGGCAGCGATATCCTGCTGATATGCGGTAACCGGATCAGCAGTGGGATGCGTGGGGAAATTGCCCATGCAATCTGCCTGAAGATGCCGATGATTGCTTTTGATGAGGGTGTATACCTGCAAGTACAAAAGGAACTGACAAAGCGTGGCTGCGATAAGCGGAAAGTTCGCCTGGACAGGGAGAATTTCTTGATGGGTATCTCTGCTCCTTTGTCATATCTTGAAAATGCGGCGATGTTCCGATGA
- the recD2 gene encoding SF1B family DNA helicase RecD2 — MIALYNPCEKIKDSTGNTVTQVKAVGYCLPISSNLRYDMFGHWSKNPKFGIQFEVESYNEVIIPTKEGIIAYLSSGQIKGIGPKIAEKIYAAFGQQSLEILDKEPERLLAIPGISEIKLKKIYDSYLVNRGARDVVAFLSPHGITPNRAVRLYKEYGEKTMDIVKNHPYQLCDMAGIGFKTADHIAMSMGFDRLSTERVDEGLLYTLEDAEAKGHLCMEKHEFVKACLKILDTPALTAEMVANRAARLVFGGQLVSYQGNVYRAKTAHVEEQLASAIHQQMKYRKMHSYGDLDAAIDAEEQKLKMKFALEQREAVKMALTQGLSIITGGPGTGKTLIQRAILDIYQKNNPKSEICCCAPTGRAARRMEQATGVSASTVHKALGLMADEDGDYDGPEALTADLIVVDEISMLDVYLAEYLFDAVKYGAQMVLIGDADQLPSVGPGAVLSEMIASGCIPVVRLDKVFRQNAGSRIATNAKLIRHGNVGLEYGNDFQFINSPRLSDSAELIVDLYLQETKEYGVDNVALLTPYRQKTETGVNALNECLREKVNPPDTQKPEVVFGNRKFRCGDKVMQIKNHDDVNNGDIGYVRKIIRIGDDTTVHVDFGDGRMKEYDSSELDMLDLGYASTIHKSQGAEYQSVIINLQCAHSIMLTRPLIYTAITRGKERVTIVGEKRALCISIKRTDTEKRGTCLAKRLQALA; from the coding sequence ATGATTGCGCTCTACAACCCATGCGAAAAGATCAAAGATAGCACAGGGAACACGGTTACACAGGTGAAGGCAGTGGGATATTGCTTACCTATATCGAGCAACCTGCGCTACGACATGTTTGGGCATTGGAGTAAAAACCCCAAATTTGGCATCCAGTTTGAAGTGGAGAGTTATAACGAAGTGATAATACCGACGAAGGAAGGCATTATTGCCTATCTTTCTTCCGGGCAGATTAAAGGGATTGGTCCAAAAATAGCGGAGAAAATTTACGCAGCTTTTGGTCAGCAGTCACTGGAGATACTGGATAAAGAACCGGAAAGGCTCCTTGCCATACCGGGTATCAGTGAGATAAAACTGAAAAAAATCTATGATTCCTATCTGGTCAATCGTGGCGCCCGGGATGTGGTGGCGTTTCTGTCACCACATGGCATTACGCCGAACCGAGCGGTACGCCTGTATAAGGAGTATGGGGAAAAGACGATGGATATTGTAAAAAATCATCCCTATCAGCTCTGCGACATGGCCGGGATTGGTTTCAAGACGGCAGACCATATCGCTATGAGCATGGGGTTTGACCGGCTATCGACAGAGCGTGTGGATGAAGGACTCTTGTATACGCTGGAGGATGCGGAAGCCAAAGGTCATCTCTGCATGGAGAAACATGAGTTTGTGAAAGCCTGCCTAAAAATTCTGGATACGCCTGCGTTAACAGCAGAAATGGTGGCGAACCGTGCCGCCAGGCTGGTTTTCGGCGGACAGTTGGTGTCGTACCAGGGCAATGTGTATAGGGCAAAGACCGCACATGTGGAAGAACAGCTTGCCTCCGCCATTCATCAGCAAATGAAGTACCGGAAGATGCACAGCTATGGGGATTTGGATGCTGCCATAGATGCAGAGGAGCAGAAGCTGAAAATGAAGTTTGCACTGGAGCAGCGCGAAGCGGTAAAGATGGCTCTGACGCAGGGGCTTTCCATTATCACTGGTGGACCTGGAACAGGAAAGACTTTGATACAACGTGCCATTTTAGATATTTATCAAAAAAACAATCCCAAAAGTGAAATCTGCTGTTGTGCCCCTACGGGTAGGGCAGCAAGGAGGATGGAGCAGGCAACTGGTGTTTCGGCTTCAACTGTTCATAAAGCCCTTGGGCTGATGGCGGATGAGGACGGAGACTATGATGGACCCGAAGCGCTTACTGCAGATCTGATTGTGGTAGATGAGATTTCCATGCTGGATGTTTATCTGGCTGAATATCTGTTTGATGCAGTGAAATATGGCGCCCAGATGGTGCTGATTGGCGATGCAGATCAGCTGCCTTCAGTGGGACCTGGCGCAGTGCTCAGTGAGATGATTGCCAGCGGATGTATCCCAGTTGTACGGTTGGACAAGGTATTTCGCCAGAATGCGGGAAGCCGCATTGCGACAAATGCGAAGCTGATCCGCCATGGGAATGTGGGCCTGGAGTATGGGAATGACTTTCAGTTTATCAATTCTCCCAGGCTTTCTGATTCTGCTGAACTCATTGTCGATCTTTATCTGCAGGAAACGAAAGAATACGGGGTCGATAATGTGGCGCTGCTTACGCCATACCGGCAGAAGACGGAAACCGGAGTCAATGCACTGAATGAGTGTTTGCGTGAGAAGGTGAACCCTCCGGATACGCAGAAACCGGAAGTTGTTTTCGGAAACCGGAAATTTCGGTGTGGGGACAAGGTCATGCAGATCAAAAACCATGATGATGTCAATAACGGTGATATCGGGTATGTCAGAAAAATTATTCGCATTGGCGATGACACTACGGTTCATGTGGACTTTGGTGACGGGCGCATGAAAGAGTACGATTCCAGTGAATTGGATATGTTGGATTTAGGTTATGCCTCTACTATCCATAAATCACAGGGAGCGGAGTACCAGTCCGTCATCATCAATCTGCAATGCGCCCATTCCATCATGCTGACGAGGCCTCTTATCTATACGGCAATTACACGAGGAAAAGAGCGTGTAACCATTGTCGGGGAAAAAAGGGCGCTTTGTATTTCCATTAAAAGAACTGACACAGAAAAACGCGGCACCTGCCTTGCTAAGCGGCTGCAGGCGCTTGCTTGA